From Cyclopterus lumpus isolate fCycLum1 chromosome 4, fCycLum1.pri, whole genome shotgun sequence, a single genomic window includes:
- the rxrgb gene encoding retinoic acid receptor RXR-gamma-B isoform X1, with translation MWHPMASPATGGSPGKEIGYGHYSTGPMTHTHPPPMGGMVGHPSVISTSRPLTSPMSTLGSPMNGLASPYPVITSSLGSPSISVSSTPNMNFGPLGSPQMNSMNSVSSSEDIKPPPGLQNLGNINYQCTSPGGMSKHICSICGDRSSGKHYGVYSCEGCKGFFKRTVRKDLSYTCRDSKECLIDKRQRNRCQYCRYQKCLAMGMKREGVCAAVQEERQRGRERGESEVESTSSFNEEMPVDKILDAELAVEPKTETYSEGSPSNSTNDPVTNICQAADKQLFTLVEWAKRIPHFSELPLDDQVILLRAGWNELLIASFSHRSVTVKDGILLATGLHVHRNSAHSAGVGSIFDRVLTELVSKMKDMQMDKTELGCLRAIVLFNPDAKGLSNPAEVEGLREKVYASLESYTKQKYPDQPGRFAKLLLRLPALRSIGLKCLEHLFFFKLIGDTPIDTFLMEMLEAPHQIT, from the exons ATGTGGCACCCCATGGCATCACCTGCAACTGGAGGCAGCCCCGGGAAGGAGATAGGTTATGGCCACT ACTCTACGGGGCCAATGACCCACACCCATCCTCCTCCCATGGGTGGCATGGTCGGCCATCCGTCAGTCATCAGCACCTCCAGGCCCTTAACATCCCCCATGTCCACCTTGGGCTCTCCAATGAACGGCTTGGCCTCGCCATACCCCGTCATAACATCTTCCCTGGGCTCGCCCTCTATATCAGTGTCGTCCACGCCCAACATGAACTTCGGACCACTTGGCAGTCCACAG ATGAACTCTATGAACAGTGTTAGCAGCTCGGAGGATATCAAGCCTCCGCCGGGCCTACAGAACCTGGGAAACATCAACTACCAGTGTACGAGCCCCGGGGGAATGTCTAAGCACATCTGCTCCATATGCGGGGACCGCTCCTCAg GAAAGCACTACGGCGTGTACAGCTGCGAGGGATGCAAAGGCTTCTTCAAGAGGACCGTCCGCAAAGACCTTTCCTACACGTGTCGAGACAGCAAGGAGTGCCTGATTGACAAGCGCCAGCGAAACCGCTGCCAATACTGCCGCTACCAGAAGTGCCTGGCCATGGGCATGAagagagaaggtgtgtgtgcag cGGTGCAGGAAGAGAGGCAGCGTGGAAGGGAGCGGGGGGAGAGCGAGGTGGAATCTACCAGCAGTTTCAACGAGGAAATGCCAGTGGATAAAATCCTGGACGCTGAGCTGGCCGTGGAGCCCAAAACGGAGACTTACAGCGAAGGCAGCCCCAGCAACTCG ACCAACGACCCTGTCACCAATATCTGCCAAGCAGCAGACAAGCAGCTCTTCACCCTGGTGGAGTGGGCTAAAAGGATCCCGCACTTCTCCGAGCTCCCCCTCGATGACCAGGTCATCCTACTACGAgcag GCTGGAACGAGCTTCTTATCGCCTCATTCTCGCATCGCTCAGTCACGGTGAAAGATGGCATCCTGTTGGCGACGGGCCTCCACGTCCACAGAAACAGCGCCCACAGTGCAGGAGTGGGCTCCATCTTTGACAG AGTCCTGACAGAGTTGGTGTCCAAAATGAAAGACATGCAGATGGACAAGACGGAGCTCGGCTGCCTGCGAGCCATCGTCCTCTTCAACCCAG atgcaAAAGGTCTTTCAAACCCTGCGGAGGTCGAGGGGCTGAGGGAAAAAGTTTACGCCTCATTGGAGTCGTACACAAAACAGAAATACCCGGACCAGCCTGGCAG gttcGCCAAGCTGCTGCTCCGCCTCCCCGCCCTGCGCTCCATCGGCCTCAAGTGTCTGGAGCATCTGTTCTTCTTCAAGCTCATCGGGGACACGCCTATCGACACCTTCCTGATGGAGATGCTGGAGGCGCCGCATCAGATCACATGA
- the rxrgb gene encoding retinoic acid receptor RXR-gamma-B isoform X4, which translates to MDSNDPYLHLNSTGPMTHTHPPPMGGMVGHPSVISTSRPLTSPMSTLGSPMNGLASPYPVITSSLGSPSISVSSTPNMNFGPLGSPQMNSMNSVSSSEDIKPPPGLQNLGNINYQCTSPGGMSKHICSICGDRSSGKHYGVYSCEGCKGFFKRTVRKDLSYTCRDSKECLIDKRQRNRCQYCRYQKCLAMGMKREAVQEERQRGRERGESEVESTSSFNEEMPVDKILDAELAVEPKTETYSEGSPSNSTNDPVTNICQAADKQLFTLVEWAKRIPHFSELPLDDQVILLRAGWNELLIASFSHRSVTVKDGILLATGLHVHRNSAHSAGVGSIFDRVLTELVSKMKDMQMDKTELGCLRAIVLFNPDAKGLSNPAEVEGLREKVYASLESYTKQKYPDQPGRFAKLLLRLPALRSIGLKCLEHLFFFKLIGDTPIDTFLMEMLEAPHQIT; encoded by the exons ATGGACAGTAATGATCCGTATTTACACCTCA ACTCTACGGGGCCAATGACCCACACCCATCCTCCTCCCATGGGTGGCATGGTCGGCCATCCGTCAGTCATCAGCACCTCCAGGCCCTTAACATCCCCCATGTCCACCTTGGGCTCTCCAATGAACGGCTTGGCCTCGCCATACCCCGTCATAACATCTTCCCTGGGCTCGCCCTCTATATCAGTGTCGTCCACGCCCAACATGAACTTCGGACCACTTGGCAGTCCACAG ATGAACTCTATGAACAGTGTTAGCAGCTCGGAGGATATCAAGCCTCCGCCGGGCCTACAGAACCTGGGAAACATCAACTACCAGTGTACGAGCCCCGGGGGAATGTCTAAGCACATCTGCTCCATATGCGGGGACCGCTCCTCAg GAAAGCACTACGGCGTGTACAGCTGCGAGGGATGCAAAGGCTTCTTCAAGAGGACCGTCCGCAAAGACCTTTCCTACACGTGTCGAGACAGCAAGGAGTGCCTGATTGACAAGCGCCAGCGAAACCGCTGCCAATACTGCCGCTACCAGAAGTGCCTGGCCATGGGCATGAagagagaag cGGTGCAGGAAGAGAGGCAGCGTGGAAGGGAGCGGGGGGAGAGCGAGGTGGAATCTACCAGCAGTTTCAACGAGGAAATGCCAGTGGATAAAATCCTGGACGCTGAGCTGGCCGTGGAGCCCAAAACGGAGACTTACAGCGAAGGCAGCCCCAGCAACTCG ACCAACGACCCTGTCACCAATATCTGCCAAGCAGCAGACAAGCAGCTCTTCACCCTGGTGGAGTGGGCTAAAAGGATCCCGCACTTCTCCGAGCTCCCCCTCGATGACCAGGTCATCCTACTACGAgcag GCTGGAACGAGCTTCTTATCGCCTCATTCTCGCATCGCTCAGTCACGGTGAAAGATGGCATCCTGTTGGCGACGGGCCTCCACGTCCACAGAAACAGCGCCCACAGTGCAGGAGTGGGCTCCATCTTTGACAG AGTCCTGACAGAGTTGGTGTCCAAAATGAAAGACATGCAGATGGACAAGACGGAGCTCGGCTGCCTGCGAGCCATCGTCCTCTTCAACCCAG atgcaAAAGGTCTTTCAAACCCTGCGGAGGTCGAGGGGCTGAGGGAAAAAGTTTACGCCTCATTGGAGTCGTACACAAAACAGAAATACCCGGACCAGCCTGGCAG gttcGCCAAGCTGCTGCTCCGCCTCCCCGCCCTGCGCTCCATCGGCCTCAAGTGTCTGGAGCATCTGTTCTTCTTCAAGCTCATCGGGGACACGCCTATCGACACCTTCCTGATGGAGATGCTGGAGGCGCCGCATCAGATCACATGA
- the rxrgb gene encoding retinoic acid receptor RXR-gamma-B isoform X3: protein MDSNDPYLHLNSTGPMTHTHPPPMGGMVGHPSVISTSRPLTSPMSTLGSPMNGLASPYPVITSSLGSPSISVSSTPNMNFGPLGSPQMNSMNSVSSSEDIKPPPGLQNLGNINYQCTSPGGMSKHICSICGDRSSGKHYGVYSCEGCKGFFKRTVRKDLSYTCRDSKECLIDKRQRNRCQYCRYQKCLAMGMKREGVCAAVQEERQRGRERGESEVESTSSFNEEMPVDKILDAELAVEPKTETYSEGSPSNSTNDPVTNICQAADKQLFTLVEWAKRIPHFSELPLDDQVILLRAGWNELLIASFSHRSVTVKDGILLATGLHVHRNSAHSAGVGSIFDRVLTELVSKMKDMQMDKTELGCLRAIVLFNPDAKGLSNPAEVEGLREKVYASLESYTKQKYPDQPGRFAKLLLRLPALRSIGLKCLEHLFFFKLIGDTPIDTFLMEMLEAPHQIT, encoded by the exons ATGGACAGTAATGATCCGTATTTACACCTCA ACTCTACGGGGCCAATGACCCACACCCATCCTCCTCCCATGGGTGGCATGGTCGGCCATCCGTCAGTCATCAGCACCTCCAGGCCCTTAACATCCCCCATGTCCACCTTGGGCTCTCCAATGAACGGCTTGGCCTCGCCATACCCCGTCATAACATCTTCCCTGGGCTCGCCCTCTATATCAGTGTCGTCCACGCCCAACATGAACTTCGGACCACTTGGCAGTCCACAG ATGAACTCTATGAACAGTGTTAGCAGCTCGGAGGATATCAAGCCTCCGCCGGGCCTACAGAACCTGGGAAACATCAACTACCAGTGTACGAGCCCCGGGGGAATGTCTAAGCACATCTGCTCCATATGCGGGGACCGCTCCTCAg GAAAGCACTACGGCGTGTACAGCTGCGAGGGATGCAAAGGCTTCTTCAAGAGGACCGTCCGCAAAGACCTTTCCTACACGTGTCGAGACAGCAAGGAGTGCCTGATTGACAAGCGCCAGCGAAACCGCTGCCAATACTGCCGCTACCAGAAGTGCCTGGCCATGGGCATGAagagagaaggtgtgtgtgcag cGGTGCAGGAAGAGAGGCAGCGTGGAAGGGAGCGGGGGGAGAGCGAGGTGGAATCTACCAGCAGTTTCAACGAGGAAATGCCAGTGGATAAAATCCTGGACGCTGAGCTGGCCGTGGAGCCCAAAACGGAGACTTACAGCGAAGGCAGCCCCAGCAACTCG ACCAACGACCCTGTCACCAATATCTGCCAAGCAGCAGACAAGCAGCTCTTCACCCTGGTGGAGTGGGCTAAAAGGATCCCGCACTTCTCCGAGCTCCCCCTCGATGACCAGGTCATCCTACTACGAgcag GCTGGAACGAGCTTCTTATCGCCTCATTCTCGCATCGCTCAGTCACGGTGAAAGATGGCATCCTGTTGGCGACGGGCCTCCACGTCCACAGAAACAGCGCCCACAGTGCAGGAGTGGGCTCCATCTTTGACAG AGTCCTGACAGAGTTGGTGTCCAAAATGAAAGACATGCAGATGGACAAGACGGAGCTCGGCTGCCTGCGAGCCATCGTCCTCTTCAACCCAG atgcaAAAGGTCTTTCAAACCCTGCGGAGGTCGAGGGGCTGAGGGAAAAAGTTTACGCCTCATTGGAGTCGTACACAAAACAGAAATACCCGGACCAGCCTGGCAG gttcGCCAAGCTGCTGCTCCGCCTCCCCGCCCTGCGCTCCATCGGCCTCAAGTGTCTGGAGCATCTGTTCTTCTTCAAGCTCATCGGGGACACGCCTATCGACACCTTCCTGATGGAGATGCTGGAGGCGCCGCATCAGATCACATGA
- the rxrgb gene encoding retinoic acid receptor RXR-gamma-B isoform X2 codes for MWHPMASPATGGSPGKEIGYGHYSTGPMTHTHPPPMGGMVGHPSVISTSRPLTSPMSTLGSPMNGLASPYPVITSSLGSPSISVSSTPNMNFGPLGSPQMNSMNSVSSSEDIKPPPGLQNLGNINYQCTSPGGMSKHICSICGDRSSGKHYGVYSCEGCKGFFKRTVRKDLSYTCRDSKECLIDKRQRNRCQYCRYQKCLAMGMKREAVQEERQRGRERGESEVESTSSFNEEMPVDKILDAELAVEPKTETYSEGSPSNSTNDPVTNICQAADKQLFTLVEWAKRIPHFSELPLDDQVILLRAGWNELLIASFSHRSVTVKDGILLATGLHVHRNSAHSAGVGSIFDRVLTELVSKMKDMQMDKTELGCLRAIVLFNPDAKGLSNPAEVEGLREKVYASLESYTKQKYPDQPGRFAKLLLRLPALRSIGLKCLEHLFFFKLIGDTPIDTFLMEMLEAPHQIT; via the exons ATGTGGCACCCCATGGCATCACCTGCAACTGGAGGCAGCCCCGGGAAGGAGATAGGTTATGGCCACT ACTCTACGGGGCCAATGACCCACACCCATCCTCCTCCCATGGGTGGCATGGTCGGCCATCCGTCAGTCATCAGCACCTCCAGGCCCTTAACATCCCCCATGTCCACCTTGGGCTCTCCAATGAACGGCTTGGCCTCGCCATACCCCGTCATAACATCTTCCCTGGGCTCGCCCTCTATATCAGTGTCGTCCACGCCCAACATGAACTTCGGACCACTTGGCAGTCCACAG ATGAACTCTATGAACAGTGTTAGCAGCTCGGAGGATATCAAGCCTCCGCCGGGCCTACAGAACCTGGGAAACATCAACTACCAGTGTACGAGCCCCGGGGGAATGTCTAAGCACATCTGCTCCATATGCGGGGACCGCTCCTCAg GAAAGCACTACGGCGTGTACAGCTGCGAGGGATGCAAAGGCTTCTTCAAGAGGACCGTCCGCAAAGACCTTTCCTACACGTGTCGAGACAGCAAGGAGTGCCTGATTGACAAGCGCCAGCGAAACCGCTGCCAATACTGCCGCTACCAGAAGTGCCTGGCCATGGGCATGAagagagaag cGGTGCAGGAAGAGAGGCAGCGTGGAAGGGAGCGGGGGGAGAGCGAGGTGGAATCTACCAGCAGTTTCAACGAGGAAATGCCAGTGGATAAAATCCTGGACGCTGAGCTGGCCGTGGAGCCCAAAACGGAGACTTACAGCGAAGGCAGCCCCAGCAACTCG ACCAACGACCCTGTCACCAATATCTGCCAAGCAGCAGACAAGCAGCTCTTCACCCTGGTGGAGTGGGCTAAAAGGATCCCGCACTTCTCCGAGCTCCCCCTCGATGACCAGGTCATCCTACTACGAgcag GCTGGAACGAGCTTCTTATCGCCTCATTCTCGCATCGCTCAGTCACGGTGAAAGATGGCATCCTGTTGGCGACGGGCCTCCACGTCCACAGAAACAGCGCCCACAGTGCAGGAGTGGGCTCCATCTTTGACAG AGTCCTGACAGAGTTGGTGTCCAAAATGAAAGACATGCAGATGGACAAGACGGAGCTCGGCTGCCTGCGAGCCATCGTCCTCTTCAACCCAG atgcaAAAGGTCTTTCAAACCCTGCGGAGGTCGAGGGGCTGAGGGAAAAAGTTTACGCCTCATTGGAGTCGTACACAAAACAGAAATACCCGGACCAGCCTGGCAG gttcGCCAAGCTGCTGCTCCGCCTCCCCGCCCTGCGCTCCATCGGCCTCAAGTGTCTGGAGCATCTGTTCTTCTTCAAGCTCATCGGGGACACGCCTATCGACACCTTCCTGATGGAGATGCTGGAGGCGCCGCATCAGATCACATGA